The genome window ttgttcttcaccCAAAATAGAAGCAACACTATATTCTAACACCCTCCTTGTATgatacaaaaatatgtatttcctGTATTGGGTGGTACACATCAGGAAATTGAAGTGCTAAAGACACACTGTGTGAAAGCAATATTCAGCCTTAAAACAATGTGCAGAACATTGTCACTGAAAAGGAATGTGAATACTGTAGTGGGAATTCAGTGTTCACCAGCTCACACGAAGGACTCAAAAATGAATAACAGGAAAATGAAGGTCAGTTTATAAATACTGTTTCAAGCAATGTCCTTTAAATGTTTGAGCTGAAGTTCCCACATATCAGTAAGAATTCTGTTCACCAAATTCCGTTTTCTATCACCACAATCTTACagctgcatatacagtattatattgaTATTTAGCAGATTCACTTGTGGCCAGGAGTCCAGTTTAAAACTGCCATTCCTGAATGCAgcataaagtgatttttttcacaTGCACCACATTCTAAACACATTCACAAAGGAAGTAAATTGTGAATTTCGCATTTTACTGCCCtaaggatggatggaaatgcCATCATGTTGAGTCCAACTCATGGCGAGTACTCGCATTGTTTCTAAGGGAAGGGAGGTGGTTTGCCAGTGCacgtgggtgggggggggagtacagacacagggagaaataTGCAAACCCCATGCACCCTACCCACCCACCAAAGAAGCTCAGGAGCTATCAGGCACCAGGTTTACCTACTGGTCCATCATGtccctgctgtactgtacattaagtTAAAAGATGGGCCTGCAACTTTTTTGAACACCAGTACTCTGTAACTGAGGGctccagtttttattatttcttttgaaatcTAAGATCAAATGTGGGATTGTTGATGAAGCTGTTGCATCTGGCCACATATGCTCCCACAAGCCTACTCTTCTGTAAGTAAAGTGCTCAAGGAGTCCCACAGCACTGGACtgtgaaatggaaatattttaagttgctgATTTGCTTACAACACCTAGATTTAAATCTGTTACACTAAGAGCACTGATCAAGGCAATCAccagattacgaacgagttcagTGTCctttgtctttaagtcggattttgacgttaagttggaacagttaggtatggtaggtatctaacatcagttagtcaaatgtttcttttagTATATCGTaaatcgtgtacctttctatgcataaaaaaacattaaagaaacacttccagatacactaaaaaatctttaatataacaatacagcaATAGTATGTAACATGCCGAGGCGGCCGAGCAGGTGGGCGGAGACGGGGACAAGGGAGCCACAACTGGGACTAATTACTACTACTCTTTCTTCCCCCGGACTCGACAGTGAAGGAGAGcaacggaggaggagagcgccAGCGAGAGAACGAACACGACCCCGATCCCGACCTCGAGCCCATGGACGACGCCGACGAGACCGAGTCGAATCCCCTTTCCACCCGTTCCCAGCTCCCCCTTTACCCCCCTTGCCTCCTCACTGACGACTGAGTGAAAAAAACACGCCAACAGGTGAGCACTGCACCTACTGTCTGGCTTCGTCTGTtgtgtagtagtagtaataataataataataataataagaataataaatgtaactacagcatttataatagagagagacatagaaagagataataaatgttactgtcatgatgaacacaGGACACGGAGaaggctgaacccaagtgcaggattgtttattcagaatcaaaggactagatgtgttctCATGGTCAGGGATGGGAGAATAGTCGGTACCGAttggcgaactgaacagagagAAGGATCAGAAGTtatggtcgagggacaaggcgagcagtcgttatcaaagagacatggaatgggactggggaacaatgagtgacaggacttggaagagtaacacgaggtaggtttgagaatgcGGTGAGGAGTGAggttccacaactgggaagaggttgagaagtgtcttttatgaGGGGGGGGGTGCGCACCACTTTCCGCTTAATTATTTTCacttagtttcaatcgtgatcatttccctttttttttgatgcatcaccatcacttgcatcacatttatgctttggtgccatggttaggagagtaaaaacaaaaaaattaaagccaaatacattaacacaagacactgttaacagcaacgtggtccaactgaaaagaaggaagtctttgtcctacctcgggctcatgtGCCCTGCCCACGAgtcgacaaaccgctgtagatgggcaatgttttgatgcacgtcgCAAAGTAGAGCTCGTTTCTTATTACGATTCATTGCATGTACAGTAACTcgaattttgaatataatagCCTTAattgtgaagttttcatttcattgttacttaagggtgtcaaaaaaatgaacttccggtcagtaaggggatggttcgtaactacaggttgtacgcAAGTCGGACATTCGTAACCCAAGGACTGCCTGTATGTGTACTTCTTCTGTGACAAATTATAAATGAACATGAAAATATGCCACTCAACTAATGTGAAGGCGTTTAGCAATAATACAATTTTGGACACAGTGTTCAGCGGAAATATCTTTCTAAAAAGCACTTAACATGATGACATGAATGAAGGTTAATGTTCTGATAGTCAATCAAGTTTTTAGCAAATTAAAGCTGGAGTTTAAAAATTGTAGGGAAACTACCAGCTCTCTGAAGTTTATTCTTGCTAGTGCAGTTTCACAAACTCTCAACACAACTGATGGCAAGGATAAAACGGGGGAAAAGTAgatatataaaaacatgttacaccattacatttattcatttacctaacacttttctccgaagcaacttacaattatttacacagctgggtaattttactggagcaatttaggttgcGTGATTAAACTTTCTAAATAACTTGCTCAAAAGTATTATAGCTgtgatctgaacctgcaacctcttggatgcaaaggtagcagctctaaaaactacgctatcagctgcccaAAACTATTACAAAACTTTGTATACCaggaaaacaataaatgtaaagcaaataaatttggtcaaaatttaaaaaaatttgtagtCTTTGTATTTCCACTTGCTTCATATGACTTCTGTATTGATTTCATCAAACAGATGATGGAAAACATTACAATAATGACTCCTGCCAGATTTATTAAGAGGTACTCACAGGATATCCTTGTACAGGAGCAGCATAAGcctatagaaaaaaaatggttagcTTGGCAACTCAAGTTAGGGTAAAAGCaagtaaaatgtataaatgtcatTAGAGCATAAAAGTTAACAACGTCAGCTGTAACTTTTGTAAATCCATACTTCAAATGAtcaaatgcatttcacaaatCATAACACTGGGGATAATCTCCAAAAAGCCTCTTCACAAGATTTCCTTGTCAAGGAGCTATGATCTAATGAAACACTGCACTTCCTGCCCTTCGTGGTAAAGGGGGATTTTAGATGACATAAATACTGTACTGGTGGTCCCCGGTTTACAATGGCAATGGGTTACGTTCCActatatcgcttgcccaggaaaaaatcaaaattcaaaattcgaaatatggtttctactgaatgtttatcgCCATCTCACCAACGTAAAGTCGACAAAATCCTAAGTCGAActatcgtaaatcggggaccacatGTATGTGTCATACCATTAACATGTGCTTTACTGGACTCTGTTGATCAAACTGAATTTGTGAAACTGCGGAATTTTAACCATTGAACTCATTCAGTCATGGTTGGTACTTACAAAAGATGCCTGTTGTGCAGAAAATGGctgtaaaaggaaacaaaaataaaactgttagtACATTGTAAGTTACAACCAATGCTTTTTGCGGTctgtacaaattatttttctcagtgGGTCCGTCATACGTATTGTCTATTGAATTCTTAGTTTTTTGtacctactcgtgcaatgaacatcattcatacagtggaaagaaacaaactaagtttacttaagaatcacacatctgcaactatgtctctctttctcctaatgtaatgtacaaattgtatttctctgagaaggacatccctttggagaaaagcatctgttaaatgaataaattaaaatgtaaatataaacatgtcaTTTCTGACAGAATGTGCTGCTGTTTCTAAAAGTTTCTGTAACTAGCAATAGCACCTGTGTATGAACTCACCACAGGGTTCTGGAATGAGATGCAGGTCACCACAACCCCACCGTCCACAGTGATGGTATCAACTTGGGAAAAATTAAGGCGGTGCTTGTATTCCATGAATTTCATCCCATTTGCCAGAACCTAAATGAGACATGCATTCATTGATAAGATATATTCTGATATATTGTGTTGTTccaaagggggtgcagtggtgcagcgggcttggctgggtcctgctctgtggcgggtctggagttcaagtcctgctcggggtgccttgtgatggactggcatcctgtcctgggtgtgtcccctccccctccagccttatggcctatattgccggattaggctccagctcgctgcgaccccacttgggacaagtggctttagccagtgtgtgttgttCCAAAAGCATAACAAATTATGATGGCAGTAGTTCAGTGAAAATTCTGTTGAAATTCAATGAAGATGACTTTGTTAATTTTGGGAAACAGGGACGGATTATGTAAGATCATTGTGAAATATCATAATGATACTGAAAATAGGCAGATGATCTTCAGGATAATGTCTACATTCAAAGATCACAATGCCCCCTCCAAAAATTTCTTCAGTAATGAGGTGGCACGTGGTAGTTGTAGTAAAGTTCTGTAATTGTGACAAAGCTGATGTGAAATTGTCACTTCTTATTAGATAAATAAACTGTATTCCATTTGTTGCACTGTATTTTGTAATGTGTGGAAATCAAGGGTAAGGGTTGAGGCATCCTCTGACCGTGAAAGCATCGGTATTGACGATGATGGTGAGACTGAAGTTGGAGCCTTGTGGGAAGGGCGCCTCATACTTCCTCTCCTCACTCCCCCATCTGGAGCCTTGGAAGGTGTTGGCCACCACATATCCAGGCAGGCTGTCGAACCGCGGATTGAAGTGGAAGGCCACATCCGCCCCCTGCCTTGAGCCGCACTGCAGATTCACATGAAACCTGCCATGCAACAGAAGTCCCAGTGGCTAGTCCTCATTATAAATTCCTCATCAAAGTGGTGTAAGTTAGCAGAATTTAAATTATCATTTATCATTCTCTGTCATCACACATGCAATCTGTGGGAACTTTCCACGATGTTTAatagtaatttacatttacatttattcatttagcaaacaattttgtccaaagcgacgtacatctcagcaaaagtacaatttatgcatgacattgagagaaggagacatagctgcagacatgaaagtctcaagcaaacctagtttgttccctaccacttgctgcaccgaggttcatcattcaagtaggtgcataagacacaggatagacaaatcccgatacccacaccatttttttttattaaatattataagatacacaaatgagcagtacaataccagagtaattgctgaataaaggttgtatctgcggatgcttctggagttacgatgtgtgaacagttacaccatagatgatctgaagagatcttgggcaaagtggatctggaaaaggtgggttttcagacccttcttaaatatagacagagtttctgcagttctgagtgacaggggaaagtcattccaccacaacggacccagaaccgagaacctccaagctttacctttcgtgcgcggggcCACCAAGTGAGcggaagtagacgagcgaacgggcctggctggggtgtactggttgatcaagtcctgtaaatagctgggagcagttctactgatgcatgtGTAcacagttttgaatttgattcaggcagctataggaagccagcgcagagagatgagtagaggagatacatgggagcgctttggcaaatcaaacacaactcgtgcagcggcattctgtagaagctgcagaggtttgatggcgtTAGCAgcaaggccacacagaagagagttgcagcagtCTAGACGGgcagtcaccatggcctggacaagtagttgggcggagtcaatagtgaggtagggacggatcctatgaatattatgcaggatgtatctgcatggccgggttgtggcttcaatatgctgagagaatgacagactcacatcaatcgttactcccagactcttagcaaaggagctaggcaaaatgagtaagttgtccagtttgatcgagaggtcgtgacaggaggacaggccagctgggagataaagaatctctgttttggagaggttgagttggaggcggtgatcatacatccatgaagagatgtccgacaggcaggcagcaatgcgtgcggagatgtctgatgcaccaggtagaaaggagaggaagagctgggtaccATCTGCATAGCAGTGGtacttgaatccatgggaggctatgagcggaccgagggaggaggtgtacatggagaaaagaagaggacccaataccgacccctgcggaacaccagctgagagcagcagaggagaagaacgagagctccaccagaccacttgacagGATCTGCCAGAGAgggaggactcaaaccatcttagtgccgcacctttgatcccaagctggttaagaggggagagtagaatctggtgatttacagtgtcgaatgctgcagacagatcgaggagagggaggcagctctagcagcttggagagtgtcagataccgccagaagggcagtctcagtggagtgaccaattCTGAAACAAGACTGATAACcacaaggagatggttccgggtgaggaaatcggacagttgatcacaagctgcccgctcaagggttttggacaggaaggagaggagagagaccggtctgtaattttcaaccagattggggtccagggaggatttttttaacagaggtgaaattagagcagtgtAGGCCCTGATTTTAGTCCTAGAGCCTACAAGGGGAGCCTGCAACTCACCTGCTGGTTCCCTCCAGGACTCTGCCAGCCACAGTGATCTCCTTTCCTGTCTGCAGTCCTCCATGGATGGAGCCCGTGAAAGGGATTTGCTTCAGACAAagtgatataaatataaatataaagacaAAGGGACTGAcaaagtagtgctgctgccttacagttcCTGGATTGTGCGGgaaaatgtgagtttgatcGACGTTAAGTCAATGGAGTTTGCTCGTTCTCCCCACATCTGCGTGGGTTACctgtaaaaacatgcagttgagGTGAACTGCTGATGTTAAAATGCCCTTGGGATGTGAATGGGGgcatgactctgtgtgtgtgtgtgtgtgtgtgtgtgtgtgtaaatataacacaagaaaaaaatgcttctttaaAAACCCAAAAATAATGACTACAGGAGAAGTATGCAGTATGtaggctttaaaaaaatcattttaaacatttatttttatatttgtgggCATAACAAATAGGGTGTGATAATTGTATTGCTATTATTCAAAGACACAAATGCGAATGGAACAAATGACTAGAGCAGAAGACTGATTTTGGACTAATTCTAATATGAGGACgttcaaaaacaaacagtggACGGAACTGCAGTCATATGACACGTCAGCGGACCACAACTGTCAAAATACTATTATTTAGACAGAAGTGCGAATTTAGAAACCAGTTTTTGCAATGCTTTCCGTTATAGGAAATGTCATGCGTTCCGTAAATCCGTTCCGTTATAGAAAATAATTCTGTATcgatttctctctttctttatgACAAATTtaacagagagcgagagagagacttTCAGGCCAGGGGAAGTGTGAAAGAAAATGTTCACACGAAATTACATACCTTTGGCACATCGTCGGTcggtagtaaaaaaaaaaaaaaaaaaaaaaaaaaaaaaaaacttcctccCTCagaaaaaagttgcaaaaaTGTGACGAACTGAAAGCGAGaggcaagtgtgtgtgaagtgaGCCTGTGATCTGTCACCTACCGGGTTGAAAAAGGGCTGCTGGTTGTAGAAGGCCATGTTTCCTCTTCAGAGCTCCGTTTAATGTAACGGTGCAGGGCGCGCGGGGCTGCGGGGCTGCGGAGCGCGGGAACGGCGCGAGGAATTTCGGTAATAGCGGGAAAtcaggaagaaaaaagtgcTCGTCGCGAGCGCACTTTCGCTTTGTGCTGAAGGGGTCACGGTTCGTCTCGCAAATACAGacccgcgcgcgcacacacgcgcttCTGCTCAGTACCTCCTCTTTTTCGTCAGACGgatgcagtctgtgtggaagaAGTTACGCCTTCTGTCCTAATTCTTAGTTATTGCCCTCGTCACCCCTCCGTTTTACTTCAAGTGTGAAGTGAAGATGTTCATTCATCCCGGATTAGGTCGCGCAGATTATTTATTgaggggcggcacggtggtgcagcggctaGATTccaatccggctcagtctgtctggagttcgGGTGTTTTCCCCCTGTCTCccggtgctccggtttcctcccacagcccaaagacatccagttcagctgaaacgtTGACGCTAAATcgcacatagtgtgtgtgagtggttTCTCAcaattcgtttttttttttttttttttttttgaggggggaaGGGAGAATTCCTAGTTATCGCCTGGAGTCATGTATTCCAGTcagttcagatgtgggtttgacctgccctttcacataaaaaaaaaaaaaaaactgaattctggTTATCTGCTCTTCACAACAGAGATCTTGGAAGACCTCAGAAGAAGAGCTTGTTGAAGCTCATAAGACTAGAAAGGGTTACAAGAGGATTTCTAAGGACTTGGGGCTCCATCCACCCATCCTCAGCCAGCAGACAATTTGCAAAACAGAGGAAACCGAGTACCGTTATTACGGTGAGCATCCTAAGAAATCAGTGCAAGGACACATCATGCATTCCTCAAATTCCTCCTCAAACAAGTAGCAAGAATCTGCAGGTATCTCTTACGTCCgacaaataagaaaaacactgaacgaGAGTGGCGTTTATGGGATTTACCATGGAGGAAAAACTTCCTTGGAAGCACATTGCTGCCCTTCTCAAGTGTGCTAAAGAACGCCTGGATATTCCACAGCATGCTGGAGCAATGTTCTGAGAACAGTTGAGAGAAAAGCTGAACTTTCTGGTAAATGCCCAcggtttggggggaggggggtaacGCTGCATACCAGAACCCGAACCTCATCCCAGATGTGAAATATGGTGGAGGGATTTCCGAGCAGAAACTAAACTTAACGCCATTAACGTGGGTGAagtataatactgtaaaataagcGTATCATTTTGCAGTTGCAATTTCGCAAGAAGAggccttttgttttttaaggACGTATCTGATCGGTCTGTGGAAAGACATCCTGTGATAAGTTGAACTGTCAAACACTTACCAAATAGAGAAGAGATCACTTCCCATTTTCTAAAGGAAACTATTTACTCTTATCTGATACTTCtcttacttacacacacatatatacagggtggtcattttcactg of Scleropages formosus chromosome 10, fSclFor1.1, whole genome shotgun sequence contains these proteins:
- the LOC108932135 gene encoding galectin-9B-like; translation: MAFYNQQPFFNPQIPFTGSIHGGLQTGKEITVAGRVLEGTSRFHVNLQCGSRQGADVAFHFNPRFDSLPGYVVANTFQGSRWGSEERKYEAPFPQGSNFSLTIIVNTDAFTVLANGMKFMEYKHRLNFSQVDTITVDGGVVVTCISFQNPVPFSAQQASFAYAAPVQGYPSAPVYGAPQYYTIPYKTAINGGMYPGRSITIQGVVNPSAKRFHFNLCYGSGIAMHFNPRFDENTVVRNSLMNNKWGPEERQGGMPFERGQPFTVTFICNDQTYLVMLNGVQMFTYKHRHLLLQDVNMLEVNGDVSLTSVTI